The following nucleotide sequence is from Carassius carassius chromosome 16, fCarCar2.1, whole genome shotgun sequence.
gacttgatttttagttgtttgacccctagagttaagctatgcattcaccttgaacacttcatctttgtttccaaatgcaatgacttcagttttttccttgtttaactgaagaaagttctggcacatccaactattaatttcatcaatgcattggcagagggagtcaattgggctgtagtcatttggagataaggctaggtaaatctgggtatcatcagcatagctgtgataggcaatttggttctttctcattatttgacttagtggaagcatatacaggctaaacaagagcggtgcaagaattgacccttgttggactccgcatgtcatggacgtccacttagacttatgctctcctagactcacataatagcctctcccttctaagtatgacctgaaccatttgagtaccatcccagaaagcccgacccagttttccagtctctctagtagtatgttatgatcgacagtgtcaaacgcagcactgagatctagcaataccggcaccgatattttgccagagtcacaatttaagcgaatatcatttattaccttaatgagtgctgtctctgtgctgtcatgcggtcgaaaaccagattgaaaattgtccaggtatacatttgagtttaagtattttgaTGATCTGTAGTTTCAAATGTCCAGAGTCTGTGGTTTTAATATTTCTGATGGTGAGAGATCCATTCGACACGTTCAGCTCCACTCTGCCTGTGAATCTCTTATCAATACGAGTAGTTTCTGAATCAGTTTTAACGAGACCGTTTCCAAGTCCAAACGTccacaaaaacacatcaaaattCTGTTTTTCAGGATCAGTCTCAAGAGTGACAGATTCTCCCTCCTTCACTGAAAGATAACCAAATAACCAAACTCAAGCTCCTTCTCTCTTATACCAAAATCCTCCAACATTTCtctttgaaaatgtattattttacactTCTTAATTttgactgttgttttgttttgctctatgCATTGCACTTCTGAATTTTTGTCAGTTCATCATATGTCAACTCGACTTTTGTATAACTGTTTGCCTGAAGAAGGTTATTAgttttaaattaaagttttaaatatggatattacaTTGCTTTACTTCATTAACCATTTGTAGCTCTTTGGATCACTTTTATAAAGGATGGATACACtattttgggcttcaaaatctcaggTACCATCCATTACAATTAttaagcttggaagagcaaggatatttttaatataactctgattgttcTTGTTGGAAAGAAGAATTCATATACATTTTGAatagcttgagggtgagtaaatcatgggtgattttcaattttgggtgaatcaGCTCTTTAAATATGAACTGTTCAATTAAACATAAACATAGTGTGACAATGTGGGAAATCTACCATTATTTGTATGGCGAATTAATCTATTGACTCAGAATCAGGATggtacaataaaacaaatagaataaaaaagtCCTTTTCTATCAGCTGTAATACTCACCGACTTTTTTTCCAGTTCAGAGATCTTGCAGCAATAGTGAACCACAACAGAGGATGCAACTGCAGCCAAAACCAgtgcaacaacaacagcaacaacaattcCTGCTATAAGACCTGGAGATGGATCTGAATCTGGTTCAGATAAAGACATAGTTGACAAtacaaaaacatgtatttttcactgaaataaccccccccccccaaaaaaaaaggtttcaaaacGTAAGTCCTTTGGtcactacagtaaaaaaaagcttttacttttatataaaatgagggtgagtaaataatggggtcattttcatttttttgagtaaataatggggccattttcatttttttgagtaaataatggggccattttcattttttagatgtactatccctttaagcttaaACTTGTTTCCGTTACACTACtgtaaaagttgtaaataaaacaagattAATGGAGtagttatttaatttttctaaatttctTAGTAAACATTGTTTCAACGCCATTTTTGAATAATTTGGAATAAACCAGgtttatttaataatgacaaCTCAGATTttactatatactgtataataaagtCTCCTTTAAATCACCTTGCCATACTATCGATTGTAAATAtactcaccactgacagaaaccaGAAATCGCTGTGAGCTCGCACGGCCTCTGATCTGTAGTTCATAAATTCCAGAGTCTGTAGTTCTGGTCTTCTCGATGGTCAGAGATCCATTccgatccagcttcagtctgtctctgaatttcTCATCAGCATTGTTTAATGACGTGTCATTAGTTTCCACATCAAATTTAGCCAGGAGGACGCCTTTATCTCCAAACCTCCAGACTATTAGATCATCTCTCTGTACTTCAGAAAAATCATTCCGTAGAATTATAGactctccctccatcactgacattGACTTCACTCCATCCGTCTCACCAACCACACCTGAATAAAAATCAGGTCAGAGCTGGAGTATTTTAATACAGCTTTTACAGCATGCAGTGTTGCGACATACTCACCAATAACAATAACTTCAAATATCTTGGTCGTAGTATTTTTTCTAGAGATGCTGAGTTTATATTGTCCCATGTGTCTGATTCTGGTGTTTCTGATGGTGAGAGATCCAGTCTTTTGATTCACCTGCAATCTGTCTCTGAATATCGCGCCATCAGTGACAAAAAATGAAGTCAGGTCTTGCTTTCTCGTTATATGAGAAATGACAGAGTCTTTAGGTCCGAACAGCCACAGTATCGTATCATCGTTCTGTATTTCAGCAAGATTTGTGTATAGAGTAACAGAATCTCCCTCAATCACTGTCACTGTCTCGACTGTTTCTGCAGCAAACAAACCTGCAgaacataaattaaaaattatagcTATGGTTGTTTAGCGTGTTTTCGTCCCAAAGATGTATCTccttcatttaattcattttacattacatttatgtgcTTGTTCAGTGCAAAGTATTTGTGTAGCTTATGTTTGCTAAGTGTACTATAAATCAATATCTATATtaatctgtatgttttaaaaatgaatataatttaagAGATATTTTAAACCGTAAATTCAtagcagtttttctttttttttatgtgatattcCTTTAACCAACTTGCTTGCTTTATGATAGTATTTTAAGTCgttcttttatattttttctctAGCAATGAATACATGTATCCCTTGtggtaaaaaaacatataaattaaaaattgccCAAAGAATTAGTTCTACCACtgtattgtatattattttctGATTAGGGTGATGCAGAGCAAGTGATCTGAACACCCTGCTCAGTAGGTCCTTTTGAAACATTACCGATTACTTCCAGGGAAGAAACCGTCAACTGCCCTGCCTCTACACCCATCACATctgctcctttaaaaccactggaAGAAGTCTCAACTTTCAAGATCACACAAGCGCTTATCTTCACATGAGAGTCATTTAACATTCCATTGTGAATTGTGTCACCTGATTACTCATAACATATTaggagccattaaaaaaaaaatcatgaaactgGTGCCCTTTTAGctgttgtgattttaaaacacATCTGATTTCGTCATTCAGTGGTCACAGAAGTCAAACACATTGCAGCTTTTCCATTACAGACTTTAGAGCAAATATCGTTATTCAAAATGAAGAACTAAAAGACAGTGAGCCACAAACTGCCCGGTTATTTCCTAGAGCCAGCCATCCTCATGAAACTGACAGGTATCCTCTTAAAGGAGAAAGTAGTTCTATGCGTTATCGTGATGAGGCAACAGAGTCAGAGTTAGATTCTGTGGATTATCTAACACTTGAAAGGAAATTGGGCTTTTAGCTGCTATGCATGCACTTTTACTGCCATTGCAATGAATTTTATATTGCTTGTGATAGATATGAAGGACAGATATAAAAGACTTTGGCCAATACATTTTTAACTGGACCTGTTGTTATTGTTGCACTTTATTTTGGACTTGAATTTTGTATTAGATTTACTCGATGCTTTCCCAATTTAATCAATCATATAGCCGTTTTTACTTTTGCAACTCAAAGCAGACAAATAGGCTCTTAACTTGAAcagacctttttattttattttgttgtaatttgtttgtaatttgttgtaattttatttaatagatttaaaagGTTGTGATTCTGTTCAgttatttgtaattataaaaacTCCTTATTTCTCGTCAATACCAcgaccctcaataccacgacttaggtgcccttgagcaaggcatcgaacccacaactgctcctcgggcgccgcagcataaatggctgcccactgctccaggtgtgtgctcacagtgtgtgtgtgtgtgtgtgtgtgtgttcactgctctgtgtgtgtgcacttcggatgggttaaatgcagagcacaaattctgagtatgggtcaccatacttggctgaatgtcacttcactttcacttttcactttcaactaaacacaaaatttgaagtttaactaaaagtttggttaaaatattaaacatgcacAAAGTTTGTACAACTATTGACCTTTAAGTTACGTACAGTGAAAAATCTGCTGAAGCTGGTtgccttaaaattataaattaattataaattatgattCTTTTACAGTGTGGTCTGTTCGATGGTTGAAGAGTGAgcagaatatatacatatatatatattagttttttttactgcACAATTGCATCCAGATTGTGGACTGTATAGGCTGGTGAATATTacagaattttacatttattaggcTACAGAAATCCCCACCAGCTGTCGACTGGGAATGATTCAAGTGGGATTGGAGTTCATGACGGCACATGCATTAAAACGAAACCAAACCAAGACCTAAATTCACTAACCGTCCAAAAGCAGTAGGGTTTGAAACAGCAGTAACATCCTAGAGCTGTAGAGATGTGTAGATTCCGAATGTATAACGCAGACGATCAACTGAGATTCTAACATTTCGGTTCCTTTTAATCTCCACTGTGCTCGTCATTCATGAGCCACACCCAGGTGCCTACAACTTCGGATGTCTCACAAAAAATAACCTAAATTTCAACATAGAGATGTTACAACAAATCTCACATGTGAGTGACCTAATCCCCGCCCTTTAGACACCTTTACTTTGTAAAGCCTTTACAttgtaaagtgaaagtgatgtttGGAGCAGTGCTGGAACTAGAGTTTTAAACAGGGGTTTGCCAAAGGCTAATTCAGAGCATCCATAGACCTAGAAATTGCTACAATTGCTGATTACTTCACATTACCCCACATTAGCTCATTACTTCCATAACTTCTGTTTTTGTACAGAAAGATTtgtaatgctttttaaataattattttcttttaatttttgatattggcaaaaatatttcacaatataactgtttttgctgtactttggatcaaataaatgcaggcttggtgagcagaatatAATTCTTTaaagttatttgtgtgtgtgtgtgtgtgtgtgtgtgtgtgtgtgtgtgtgtgtgtgtgtgtgtgtgtgtgtgaactgtgtgAACAGGCATGGAGAAATTATTGCAGCCGAGCAACAGAGAACAGAAGTGGTTTCCTGAAGCCTATTGCACAAGGCTGCTTGAAAATGAGCTAAATGCCCAATGGACAGTTCCTTTTTCAGACTGCATCCACTGTTGTTGTTTCACTGAAGCTAGGATTGgctttctctgctgtggtggGCGTGGCTACCGTTGCTGTGCTGGTTTATGACATCAGATCAACCAGAAGTGAACTGATCAGAACAGAGGAGCCTAACCGTTACCATCAGATTCATGAAAAATCAGACCAGAAGTATGAATTGAGCATAAGGATGATATCCAGACACAATGTTGCTTGCAAAGCTATTTATTAACCGATCGTTTTTGCACCTAAGCAattgctataaaaaaataattagcaaCACAAAATACAACACAAAATAAGTTCCAAAATAGCACACTTCAAGTTAACTAATCATAAGCACACTTGAAGTATACTGATAATTGGTCTGGCTGTAAGTTAGCATATTTCTCCAGGGATTGAAAcagtttacaataaaataaactacaGCGTAGTATGGCTGATCGTTTTGAAATACTGTTAAGATATTGTTGGTCCCAAAGGGTTGCGTAGTGACAACTATAACAGCAATGCTGCACTACATTGTGATGTTGTTGAGATTCAAGACAATCAAGCAGATGAGTTTAAGGGTAGAGAAGTTTTACTGAGGATCACAGGCAGCCAGgtggaaaaaaaacatcagacATCTGTTTTGGCACATTTAATACTCGCAAGTTTCTTTAACGCTAAACAGAATGCTTCAAATTTCATTAGTCTAACTGAAACTTGAACATGATTAGTCCATAATTACAATAGACATTAAATGTAGAAGTTTATTTGAATAGTATGCTCATTTAAGTTTAAGTTTGAttctcactctggcaggaattgAATGTTGGGATTGTGGATGAACAGCACTCTcaaccaccttcaataccatgattgagatgcccttgagcaactgtggatgggttaaatacagagaacctctaaatacacaaatatgtgattcagtcataaaacaatccataaatgtagattttttttcaatgatTTATTGAggacatgaaaaataaataaattctcaatTACACTTTGAGGAATATTTGAGATACAGTTTAGTCTGGGAAGTGAGCATGCTTctttgtttttaatagtttacaTTACCGTTAAACATACAGATATAGGGAATGTGCACATTAATTTTGAACCTATTTTAATGGAAATAACTTTAGCATTGCATTCAGAAAAAGTGGTTAGATGTGCTTTACATGTTACATGCATCATGTCAAACCTCATATAGCATGACTTTCTCCCAGTAATGATGTGATGTAGACTACAGTGCCTTTGTATGCCATCTTACTTAGAGATTCAAACTCGCTAAAACAGAGATAAGAAAAGAGAAAAGCCCTGTTTCAGTATTTGATTCACATCATTCCCACATTGGAATGTCAATCAgggaaatctaatcaaattactTCATCTGAGGATTTTTCTTTACACATTGAAAACCTTTTGCCTCAcattataataatgcatataATGTGTCTTACTCAATATCCTTAACCTCAATATCCTTAAATAGCAGTTGGACACATCATACTGACATTTTATGTGAGAAATGCTGTGTTCTGTTATATTTTAGGTGTTATTGCTTTTATACATCCTCCATATCTTGTCAAATCTATTTCCTTATCAGTAGAAGAACAACACAATCGCTCAGGTCTCTTATTTTTCTTGCCTGTCCGATTTTTCTTCTAGCCTATGCTCTATCCTTCTGATTTTCTTGGATTGCCTCTGGTGTCAGTAAattaattatgtatatttttaaattcctttagaacattaatcattttaaataacataaCCAGAAAGAGAAGATATATAtaaatttgcatatatatttatataagctTCATAAACTGAGTTCTGCTAGTTGCCTCCTCCACAACCAAGTCTAAAATGTCtggttttaatttcttttaagatAATATTTTGGGAATGACGGCAAAAATCATTCACTTCCTCCAACTACAATCCCtgtgacctttgggttacaagttcaACTCTCTATCCATTTAGGCCATGACAAATGAGCACTGGTGTGCCAATCATTGAGATCTTTCTGTTGTTTTTCTCACTGGTTTTTGAATGATAATATGTCAATGATTTAAACATGTTTCAGCAGATGATGGTGTTTCAAGTGGCACTTTCCCAAACTGTTTTACATGATGTAATGCTGCATTACAGTACATTACTGTAAAACCAAAATACAGTAACTTGCTGGCAACCGTGTTGCCAGTAACTTACTGCTAAAACACAGGGAAGTTGTTAACAGTTGTTAACAATCTGTCTGTATCTATCCCTCCTTTCAAGTGGATGTTTCCCTGCAACTATTGGGACTTATCAGAACCGAGAACTACCTCACTGCAAGATACTGTATATTTGAATCACGttaatgcagatttatttattttttattgtttacttattGTTTGTGCAGGCCTACAccagttttgtgttttatttaataatgtgcATTTCTATAAGGACTTTTACAAGTGTGAGTAATCAGTACATTTCTGTTTGCTTAAACAATACTGTAACGCAGTTCCTAAGTTGGGAAGTAAGAGGTGGGAATAATAAATAAtgggaataataataaataaaagtttcaaaataaagtaaacacaaAACATCGCAAAAGCCGCTCGACTTGTGTAAGGCCcttctttattgtcattgtacatCAAGATGTTTTGTATTTCCACAAGGTAcagaacagaaaaataaatgataaaaaaactaaatatagacatacattacattaaacaaaataagatgCTATTCATGGTTTTCCCTTAAcccaaaatacaattatttattgatttacctgaaaattataattataagaaaacttgtgaaatattactgataCATTCAAATCCGATATCGTCACTCACACACTTTTAgtatacatttctaaaaaaatatatctttagcTTGTGCGATTGCTGTTCAGATGTCATTTTTTAGATGTTCATTTGTTATTTGGAATAGAAttataaaaaacacaaatataaaccTGCAGTCTAATTGAAATAGAAACCCAGAGCATCAATTTCATGTCCGGCTCTACCTTTCATGCCTTGACAATCTCCTGATCTAACATTAACATTCACAGGCACACCCAGATTGTTACATTTGACagacatttttgttatttcacCAGtcattttttttaccttaaattcCAGACCACAAAATCTGTCATTACGACTATTTGGCCACAGTTTTGCAGAAACAATTTTATCCGTTTTGTCAAATTCAAGTTCTTCTTCATGACTTCCTTTATTCTTACCAACTTGAATCATCTGGTCATCCTCGAGAAACAGCTGTATTGTTTGTATTGACTCCTATGGCAGAAATGCATTTCATGTGAATAACTGAATGATGATAATGTGACTAAATCAGTCATgataaattagttaaaaaaaaaaataaataaaaaaaccttcacCCACCATAGAGTAATATATGACGATCTTCTTAACGGTGTTGCGGTTGTTATAAGTGGACTTAATGGAGAATTCATCACCTCCTCTCCCACCCACAATCAAAGGTTGtacttaaaaaaagaattaagagAAAACCAaagaataaatcataataaagttTTCTGGCATTTTTTAGAGAGCTAAACAGTTTAGTTAACAAGACTGATAACTGCATAACTGACTCCTTTAAATTTGCAGGGCTTACTACAGAATTGCCAGTAAACTGGAGTTGTATAAAAAGAACTGCACTGTTGGGTTTTCCAGAAGCAGTTTAAGTGACTTACACAGGTGCGTTTACTTAgagtaaacaaaaactaaatttaccaaaaaaaaataacataaatgaaAGCTGCAAGAAACATTGATAAGACCCACACACCATTGTGAATAACCATTATGACTAAAATTACAGTTTGCATTACGTTACAGTAGCTAGACAGTTGCCTATGGctatgattttattaatacagttgtatgattgattttatagtctctcaagcattcagaaataacacaaaaaaatgtaagggTTGCGATgtcaatgtgtttttgttgaataaattataGAGGCTAGCATTTCTATCgtaaaaaggtggccaaaaatgaaagattaagtggatatttgaattaaatgcatggtcgatattaaacaaggatttgatcttCCAGTAAGTGTTACAACAGCAGTCATCAGGTCTTTTAgtgccctttgcaggcatttgttatgtacataaattgtttattttgtattatattatgtagtgctattcaattatttattaaccaatcatttaacgcattctcatcccaaggcttcatatactgacccttttgacatttcatcaacatcctacgcatatggcaccctctagcgtcaatatgagacacagattatgggttagggttagggttagaacgctaggaggcgccttctggcccatatttatctgcgtctaatattgacgctagagggtgccatgtgtgtaggatgttgacgaaatgtcaaaagggtcagtatatgacgccttgggatgagaacggtctgaatCATTATATCCTCATTTTTATGGTGCATTTTATGGCATTTTAAAAGGTTGTTTGCTTAGGTCTGTTTTTCTTAACACAAAAATATTATCTGAGTTCTTCGTAAATCCCCGTCATCaaagccatggttaatttgtaGTTACCAATGCTacaagaactattttttttttttttttcgtagtaAAATTATGGTAAATATTCAGAAGGGAACATAGAAAGAGAATATTAAGGCAGATGT
It contains:
- the LOC132159489 gene encoding uncharacterized protein LOC132159489 — translated: MLESQLIVCVIHSESTHLYSSRMLLLFQTLLLLDGLFAAETVETVTVIEGDSVTLYTNLAEIQNDDTILWLFGPKDSVISHITRKQDLTSFFVTDGAIFRDRLQVNQKTGSLTIRNTRIRHMGQYKLSISRKNTTTKIFEVIVIGVVGETDGVKSMSVMEGESIILRNDFSEVQRDDLIVWRFGDKGVLLAKFDVETNDTSLNNADEKFRDRLKLDRNGSLTIEKTRTTDSGIYELQIRGRASSQRFLVSVSDSDPSPGLIAGIVVAVVVALVLAAVASSVVVHYCCKISELEKKSVSITADRKGLFYSICFIVPS